The Pseudomonas sp. MPC6 nucleotide sequence GAGTAGTCGCAGCGATTCTTTAGCTCCCAGCCTTGCGACCTTGGGTTCAGAATCCGACAGGCGAGCCCGTCGTCACTACTTCAGAGAAACCAGCTTTCTCTGCTGCCAAAAATGCGGGGGGGGCCTTAGCTGGTGCCCAGTCCCGACGAATGCGCAGTTGCAGTCCTCAAAAACGATGATTCGTTAATGCCAACCTCTAGTCAATATTTCAAGTGTAAATCTTCCGTGAAACGCCCCATTTCGGAGCTTGCCAATCAATCACCTAGTGCCGCTGACTGGACAGCAATACGGAGGACAAATGAATCATGAGCTCGCAATCGGGGTGCAATGAATGTAGGCACCCTGAAAGCAAAAAGACGCCATAGGCGCCTTTTTGCAATGTATTCAGGGCTGGTAGTCGCAGCGCTTGCTTAGCACGTCCGAGAAACCTCTCTCGAAAGGGGTCGAAAGCCAACCATTGTTGCCGGTTGCCGCTACCACAGGATCCACGAATCCTGCACATCCACAGCATTGAGGCAATATCGTAGTGAACCTCAATACCCCTGCTCTATAAGAGCCCTGGACCAAAATCTAGCAATTGCAGAGGGCCTACTCAACGAATAGCTGACTAATTCATTGACTAAATACTGCCAATCGGCGGACTGCAAAGAAGTCATTGATACGTCTTGTAAATCTCTGCTTGAGCACTGTATTCCAGCTCGACTACCCTTCAAAAACCGCAGGAAGCGGTTCTCCATCAGCTCAAGGAACGACCATGTCCCTCTCCATCGTCCACAGCCGCGCCCAGATTGGCGTGGATGCACCCGCCGTCACCGTGGAAGTCCATCTGGCCAACGGTTTACCTTCGCTGACGATGGTCGGCTTGCCCGAAACAGCCGTAAGGGAAAGCAAGGACAGGGTTCGCAGCGCGATCATCAATTCGGGGCTGCAATTTCCGGCGCGGCGTATCACGTTGAATCTGGCTCCCGCCGATTTGCCAAAGGACGGCGGGCGGTTCGATCTGGCGATTGCCCTGGGGATCCTGTCGGCCAGTGTCCAGGTGCCGACCTTGACGCTGGACGATGTGGAATGCCTAGGGGAGTTGGCGCTGTCCGGTGCAGTGCGAGCCGTGCGTGGTGTGTTGCCGGCGGCACTGGCCGCGCGCAAGGCGGGACGGACATTGCTGGTGCCGCGGGCCAATGCCGAAGAGGCGTGCCTGGCGTCGGGGTTGAAGGTGATTGCGGTGGATCATCTGCTGGAAGCCGTTGCGCATTTCAATGGTCATACGCCCATCGAGCCTTACGTCTCGGATGGCTTGATGCATGCCAGCAAACCCTATCCCGACTTGAATGAAGTACAGGGCCAACTCGCGGCCAAGCGAGCGTTGCTGATTGCGGCGGCGGGCGCGCATAACCTGCTGTTCAGCGGGCCACCGGGAACGGGGAAGACCCTACTGGCGAGTCGTCTGCCGGGGTTGTTACCGCCATTGGCAGAAAGCGAGGCGCTGGAAGTTGCGGCGATTCAATCGGTCACCAGTTGTGTGCCGTTGAGCCATTGGCCGCAGCGACCGTTTCGCCAACCCCATCACTCCGCTTCCGGGCCGGCACTGGTGGGTGGCGGCTCGAAACCTCAACCCGGTGAGATCACCCTTGCCCACCATGGCGTGCTGTTCCTCGATGAACTCCCGGAATTTGACCGCAAAGTATTGGAGGTATTGAGGGAGCCACTGGAATCCGGCCACATCGTGATCTCCCGCGCCAGGGACCGCGTACGCTTTCCGGCGCGTTTTCAGTTGGTCGCAGCGATGAATCCTTGCCCCTGTGGATATCTTGGCGAACCGAGTGGTCGCTGTTCCTGCACACCGGACATGGTCCAGCGTTATCGCAACAAGCTGTCGGGTCCGTTACTGGATCGTATCGACCTGCACCTGACCGTCGCACGGGAGGCCACGGCGCTGACCCCCTCGTCGAAGCCCGGCGATGACACGGCGACTGCCGCCGCGAGGGTTGCCGATGCCAGGGAGCGGCAACATAAA carries:
- a CDS encoding YifB family Mg chelatase-like AAA ATPase; the encoded protein is MSLSIVHSRAQIGVDAPAVTVEVHLANGLPSLTMVGLPETAVRESKDRVRSAIINSGLQFPARRITLNLAPADLPKDGGRFDLAIALGILSASVQVPTLTLDDVECLGELALSGAVRAVRGVLPAALAARKAGRTLLVPRANAEEACLASGLKVIAVDHLLEAVAHFNGHTPIEPYVSDGLMHASKPYPDLNEVQGQLAAKRALLIAAAGAHNLLFSGPPGTGKTLLASRLPGLLPPLAESEALEVAAIQSVTSCVPLSHWPQRPFRQPHHSASGPALVGGGSKPQPGEITLAHHGVLFLDELPEFDRKVLEVLREPLESGHIVISRARDRVRFPARFQLVAAMNPCPCGYLGEPSGRCSCTPDMVQRYRNKLSGPLLDRIDLHLTVAREATALTPSSKPGDDTATAAARVADARERQHKRQGCANAFLDLQGLRRHCKLSTADENWLESACERLTLSLRAAHRLLKVARTLADLEQVDGITREHLAEALQYRPTTH